A portion of the Lolium rigidum isolate FL_2022 chromosome 1, APGP_CSIRO_Lrig_0.1, whole genome shotgun sequence genome contains these proteins:
- the LOC124685303 gene encoding geraniol 8-hydroxylase-like isoform X2: MFLFLAWLPWLVASLFSIYLLHLLAHARRRLPPGPIPLPLIGSLHLIGDQPHRSLARLARTYGPLMSLRLGAVTTVVASSPDVARELLQKHDAVFATRLVNDAVGDHGRYSVAALPIGPRWRSLRKTMTTELFAPHRLDALQGLRSDKVRELAAHVARLASDGAEIDVGRVAFTTILNLLSGTIFSRDLTSLDDHVGSKEFQVLVAEIMEAGGCPNVSDFFPALAHADLQGLRRRMARMFARLHAVFDAEVDRRQRRRVDGDTGKESDDFLDVLLDVAARDGAKAGLDRDTLRSLFTDLFVAGSDTSSSTVEWAMVELLRNPSSMVKAHEELTQVINMRRSIEESDIDQLPYLQAVVKETFRLHPPVPLLLPRQAQANVSIAGFMVPQGARVLVNVWAMGRDEGIWLEPDKFMPERFLGRTVDYKGGDFELLPFGAGRRVCPGMPLASRMVHVVLATLLNQFEWKLPVEVERAGIDMTEKFGNYTSL, translated from the exons ATGTTTCTGTTTCTTGCCTGGCTGCCATGGCTCGTCGCCTCCCTCTTCTCCAtctacctcctccacctcctcgcccacgcacgccgccgcctccctccaggCCCCATTCCCCTGCCACTCATCGGCAGCCTCCATCTTATCGGCGACCAGCCGCACCGCTCCCTCGCCCGCCTCGCCAGGACCTACGGCCCGCTCATGTCCCTCCGCTTGGGCGCGGTCACCACGGTGGTCGCCTCCTCCCCGGACGTCGCCCGTGAGCTCTTACAGAAGCACGACGCCGTCTTCGCCACCCGCTTAGTAAACGACGCCGTGGGCGACCACGGCAGGTACTCGGTCGCCGCGCTCCCCATCGGACCGCGGTGGCGCTCGCTGCGGAAGACCATGACCACGGAGCTCTTTGCGCCGCATCGGCTCGACGCGCTCCAGGGCCTCCGGAGCGACAAGGTGCGGGAGCTCGCCGCCCACGTCGCGCGGCTTGCGAGCGACGGTGCCGAGATTGACGTCGGCCGCGTGGCGTTCACGACGATCCTGAACCTCCTGTCCGGCACCATCTTCTCGAGGGACCTCACGAGCCTCGACGACCACGTAGGGTCCAAGGAGTTCCAGGTGTTGGTGGCTGAGATCATGGAGGCTGGGGGCTGTCCGAACGTGTCGGACTTCTTCCCGGCGCTCGCGCATGCCGACCTGCAGGGGCTGCGCCGGCGGATGGCGAGGATGTTCGCGCGGCTGCACGCGGTGTTCGACGCAGAGGTGGACCGGAGGCAGCGGAGGCGCGTGGACGGCGATACCGGGAAGGAGAGCGACGACTTCCTCGACGTGCTGCTCGACGTCGCGGCGCGTGACGGCGCCAAGGCCGGCCTCGACCGCGACACGCTGAGGTCGCTGTTCACG GATTTGTTTGTTGCAGGCAGTGACACAAGTTCAAGCACGGTGGAATGGGCGATGGTGGAGCTTCTCCGGAACCCATCATCAATGGTGAAAGCCCACGAGGAGCTCACACAAGTCATCAACATGAGGAGGAGCATCGAAGAATCTGATATTGACCAATTGCCATACCTTCAAGCCGTAGTCAAGGAGACATTTCGGTTGCATCCTCCGGTTCCATTGTTGCTACCGCGGCAAGCCCAAGCAAATGTAAGTATAGCGGGTTTCATGGTGCCCCAAGGCGCCCGTGTGCTAGTGAATGTGTGGGCTATGGGCCGAGACGAAGGCATCTGGCTTGAACCAGACAAGTTCATGCCGGAGAGGTTTCTCGGGAGGACGGTGGACTACAAAGGTGGTGATTTCGAGCTCCTCCCGTTCGGTGCAGGGCGGCGGGTGTGCCCTGGGATGCCGTTGGCGAGCAGGATGGTGCATGTGGTCCTCGCAACATTGTTGAATCAGTTCGAGTGGAAGCTCCCGGTGGAGGTGGAAAGGGCAGGGATTGATATGACTGAAAAGTTCGGG AACTATACCTCACTATGA
- the LOC124685303 gene encoding geraniol 8-hydroxylase-like isoform X1, translating to MFLFLAWLPWLVASLFSIYLLHLLAHARRRLPPGPIPLPLIGSLHLIGDQPHRSLARLARTYGPLMSLRLGAVTTVVASSPDVARELLQKHDAVFATRLVNDAVGDHGRYSVAALPIGPRWRSLRKTMTTELFAPHRLDALQGLRSDKVRELAAHVARLASDGAEIDVGRVAFTTILNLLSGTIFSRDLTSLDDHVGSKEFQVLVAEIMEAGGCPNVSDFFPALAHADLQGLRRRMARMFARLHAVFDAEVDRRQRRRVDGDTGKESDDFLDVLLDVAARDGAKAGLDRDTLRSLFTDLFVAGSDTSSSTVEWAMVELLRNPSSMVKAHEELTQVINMRRSIEESDIDQLPYLQAVVKETFRLHPPVPLLLPRQAQANVSIAGFMVPQGARVLVNVWAMGRDEGIWLEPDKFMPERFLGRTVDYKGGDFELLPFGAGRRVCPGMPLASRMVHVVLATLLNQFEWKLPVEVERAGIDMTEKFGVSLTKVVPLCAIAIPI from the exons ATGTTTCTGTTTCTTGCCTGGCTGCCATGGCTCGTCGCCTCCCTCTTCTCCAtctacctcctccacctcctcgcccacgcacgccgccgcctccctccaggCCCCATTCCCCTGCCACTCATCGGCAGCCTCCATCTTATCGGCGACCAGCCGCACCGCTCCCTCGCCCGCCTCGCCAGGACCTACGGCCCGCTCATGTCCCTCCGCTTGGGCGCGGTCACCACGGTGGTCGCCTCCTCCCCGGACGTCGCCCGTGAGCTCTTACAGAAGCACGACGCCGTCTTCGCCACCCGCTTAGTAAACGACGCCGTGGGCGACCACGGCAGGTACTCGGTCGCCGCGCTCCCCATCGGACCGCGGTGGCGCTCGCTGCGGAAGACCATGACCACGGAGCTCTTTGCGCCGCATCGGCTCGACGCGCTCCAGGGCCTCCGGAGCGACAAGGTGCGGGAGCTCGCCGCCCACGTCGCGCGGCTTGCGAGCGACGGTGCCGAGATTGACGTCGGCCGCGTGGCGTTCACGACGATCCTGAACCTCCTGTCCGGCACCATCTTCTCGAGGGACCTCACGAGCCTCGACGACCACGTAGGGTCCAAGGAGTTCCAGGTGTTGGTGGCTGAGATCATGGAGGCTGGGGGCTGTCCGAACGTGTCGGACTTCTTCCCGGCGCTCGCGCATGCCGACCTGCAGGGGCTGCGCCGGCGGATGGCGAGGATGTTCGCGCGGCTGCACGCGGTGTTCGACGCAGAGGTGGACCGGAGGCAGCGGAGGCGCGTGGACGGCGATACCGGGAAGGAGAGCGACGACTTCCTCGACGTGCTGCTCGACGTCGCGGCGCGTGACGGCGCCAAGGCCGGCCTCGACCGCGACACGCTGAGGTCGCTGTTCACG GATTTGTTTGTTGCAGGCAGTGACACAAGTTCAAGCACGGTGGAATGGGCGATGGTGGAGCTTCTCCGGAACCCATCATCAATGGTGAAAGCCCACGAGGAGCTCACACAAGTCATCAACATGAGGAGGAGCATCGAAGAATCTGATATTGACCAATTGCCATACCTTCAAGCCGTAGTCAAGGAGACATTTCGGTTGCATCCTCCGGTTCCATTGTTGCTACCGCGGCAAGCCCAAGCAAATGTAAGTATAGCGGGTTTCATGGTGCCCCAAGGCGCCCGTGTGCTAGTGAATGTGTGGGCTATGGGCCGAGACGAAGGCATCTGGCTTGAACCAGACAAGTTCATGCCGGAGAGGTTTCTCGGGAGGACGGTGGACTACAAAGGTGGTGATTTCGAGCTCCTCCCGTTCGGTGCAGGGCGGCGGGTGTGCCCTGGGATGCCGTTGGCGAGCAGGATGGTGCATGTGGTCCTCGCAACATTGTTGAATCAGTTCGAGTGGAAGCTCCCGGTGGAGGTGGAAAGGGCAGGGATTGATATGACTGAAAAGTTCGGGGTGAGCCTCACAAAAGTTGTTCCTCTTTGTGCTATAGCCATACCAATTTGA
- the LOC124707597 gene encoding geraniol 8-hydroxylase-like — MTLYLAWLPWLVASLFAIYLLDLFAHARRRLPPGPTPLPLIGSLHLLGDQPHRSLARLAGTYGPLMSLRLGAVTTVVASSPDAAREILQKHDAVFATRLVNDAVGDHARNSVSWLPHAPRWRSLRKTMATELFAPHRLDALQGLRSDKARELAAHVARLASDGVEIDVGRVAFTTILNLLSGTIFSRDLTSLDDHGGSKEFQVLVAEIMEAAGSPNVSDFFPALARADLQGLRRQMARMFARLHAVFDAEVDRRQRRREDGDPGKESEDFLDVLLEVAARDGAKAGLDRDTLRSLFTRVVDVM; from the exons ATGACTTTGTATCTTGCCTGGCTGCCATGGCTAGTCGCCTCCCTCTTCGCCATCTACCTGCTCGACCTCTTCGCCCacgcacgccgccgcctccctccaggCCCCACTCCCCTGCCACTCATCGGCAGCCTCCACCTCCTGGGCGACCAGCCGCACCGCTCCCTCGCCCGTCTCGCCGGGACCTACGGCCCGCTCATGTCCCTCCGCTTGGGTGCGGTCACCACGGTGGTCGCCTCCTCCCCGGACGCCGCCCGCGAGATCCTGCAGAAGCATGACGCCGTCTTCGCCACCCGCTTAGTAAACGACGCCGTGGGCGACCATGCGAGGAACTCCGTCTCCTGGCTTCCCCACGCGCCACGGTGGCGCTCGCTGCGGAAGACCATGGCCACGGAGCTCTTTGCGCCGCACCGGCTTGACGCGCTCCAGGGCCTCCGGAGCGACAAGGCGCGGGAGCTCGCTGCCCACGTCGCCCGGCTTGCAAGCGACGGTGTCGAGATTGACGTCGGCCGCGTGGCGTTCACGACGATCCTGAACCTCCTATCCGGCACCATCTTCTCGAGGGACCTCACGAGCCTGGACGACCACGGCGGGTCCAAGGAGTTCCAGGTGCTGGTGGCCGAGATCATGGAGGCCGCGGGTTCTCCGAACGTGTCGGACTTCTTCCCGGCGCTCGCGCGTGCCGACCTGCAGGGGCTGCGCCGGCAGATGGCAAGGATGTTCGCGCGGCTGCACGCGGTGTTCGACGCAGAGGTGGACCGGAGGCAGCGGAGGCGTGAGGACGGCGATCCCGGGAAGGAGAGCGAGGACTTCCTCGACGTGCTGCTCGAAGTCGCGGCGCGTGACGGTGCCAAGGCCGGCCTCGACCGCGACACGCTGAGATCGCTGTTCACG CGCGTGGTAGACGTGATGTAA